Proteins from one Chiloscyllium punctatum isolate Juve2018m chromosome 4, sChiPun1.3, whole genome shotgun sequence genomic window:
- the LOC140476063 gene encoding uncharacterized protein: MAGHEWDWFQREELIGHISDIRVQNLQVERVSTQKRTFTRWINFHLYRCNPPLEVKDLFKDMQDGKILMALLEVLSGQRLMQQYKHSTHRIFRLNNIAKALQFLEEGYVRLVSIDAHEIADGNPSMILGLIWNIILHFQIKEATGHLKTFSPTSSLSSLHSGSDNDLMLHCIPKETAPSAPYKDQRRVIKVLLNWVQRRIAKYGVAIQDFSTSWRSGIAFLALIKAIDPSLVDMRKAMERPNKVNLEDAFKLAHINLDIPPLLEPEDVDVEHPEEQSITTYVSQFLEHFPDIDENDTAECAYESPFEDSCISFSTMSSDLSAQDSNVGNKHCDSDIVSPLLQDSTVFIPSYLKDDKLSAQNVVMNDNQPLHEENDDNSFVIQSSSSTETEMVTTNMVDVSNIAKSSMSSHQDSQLSSSDLHNVLLQPASDTNVTDTVEEIYVLLHPLKRKSSNGEKTLLEKKPSSPEPYDYHSPIAANDVLKARSRIETPEPFAEDQCDTSLEIVSEATYSSNKLNEALKSPQDQCVSLYHMDTQSNSSMPARIRKVSESCTQTDEKPSSEQNELLPSVIDNALMGEEKVSVIPLNLVYYPHYEVPVSKVLEAFSVTGSPQKEFVPEFQKDLSPLADEAYQSCSELSGSFSLQELSPTFSEITLCTPDSDQIDSSSISNHAEPGKIAQSFSSYQGTDLSQFLPVAIPNAANESIMNPLNKLPDQPNLEAINERFLEEKPSVTKSGDLQIPKSEHEKDQDENSPGPEALNNQLLHSLQSQMGLKETGEDVEIYGSGPEQPADTKHGQHNILQSSVISCSPTLVSAENSQEKSSYDVFTSHKDHNHEFHLKAMNDQCSSESEECTSNQDEKLNQDEHCSDPNMLSLMRQHNTQHKIPESLVLLNEAKFTDETHLQTRSDQQSNNASVLEAMWHPTAAVIRDKVPPGSPTHPQLPYLVVILWMVVYWLIILLHLDLESLGPFTAS; encoded by the exons TTGAAAGAGTGAGCACGCAGAAGAGAACTTTTACCCGATGGATCAACTTCCACTTGTACAGG TGCAATCCACCCCTGGAGGTGAAGGATTTGTTTAAAGATATGCAAGATGGGAAGATCCTGATGGCTTTGCTGGAGGTGCTATCTGGGCAAAGACTG ATGCAACAGTATAAACATTCCACTCATCGGATTTTCAGACTGAATAATATTGCAAAGGCCCTTCAGTTTCTGGAGGAAGGATAC GTGAGACTGGTCAGCATTGATGCACATGAGATTGCCGATGGCAACCCTTCTATGATCCTTGGCTTAATCTGGAATATCATTCTCCATTTCCAG ATAAAGGAAGCAACAGGACATCTGAAGACTTTCTCTCCCACATCCAGTTTGTCTTCCTTGCACAGTGGAAGTGATAATGACCTTATGTTACACTGCATTCCTAAGGAAACAGCCCCATCAGCTCCATACAAGGATCAGAGGAGGGTCATTAAAGTTCTCCTGAACTGGGTGCAGAGGAGGATTGCAAA GTATGGCGTAGCCATTCAAGACTTTAGTACCAGTTGGCGGAGTGGCATTGCATTCCTAGCTCTCATCAAAGCAATCGACCCAAGCTTAGTGGATATGAGAAAAGCTATGGAGAGACCAAACAAGGTCAATCTTGAAGATGCGTTCAAACTAGCACACATCAATCTGGACATCCCACCACTATTAGAACCTGAAG ATGTTGATGTTGAACATCCAGAAGAACAGTCCATCACCACTTATGTATCACAGTTTTTGGAGCATTTCCCTGACATCGATGAG AATGATACTGCAGAATGTGCCTATGAATCTCCATTTGAGGATTCTTGTATCAGCTTTTCAACCATGTCTTCTGATCTTAGTGCACAAGATTCCAATGTTGGAAATAAACATTGTGATTCAGATATTGTCTCGCCTCTGCTACAGGACTCGACAGTCTTTATCCCCTCCTACCTGAAAGATGATAAATTATCTGCACAAAATGTCGTGATGAATGACAATCAGCCATTACATGAAGAAAACGATGATAATTCTTTTGTTATTCAGAGCAGTAGTTCTACTGAAACGGAAATGGTTACCACTAACATGGTTGATGTTTCCAATATTGCAAAATCAAGTATGTCCTCACATCAAGATAGTCAGTTATCATCATCTGATCTGCACAATGTACTCTTACAACCCGCATCTGACACCAATGTCACTGACACGGTAGAGGAGATTTATGTCCTGCTACATCCATTGAAAAGAAAGTCTTCAAAtggtgagaaaacactgttggaAAAGAAGCCTTCTTCTCCGGAACCTTATGATTATCATTCACCAATTGCAGCGAATGATGTGTTGAAAGCTAGGTCAAGAATTGAAACACCTGAACCTTTTGCTGAAGATCAATGTGACACATCCTTGGAAATCGTCTCAGAAGCCACATACTCCTCTAATAAATTGAATGAAGCTCTCAAAAGTCCACAAGATCAGTGTGTTTCTTTATACCATATGGATACGCAATCTAATTCTAGTATGCCTGCTCGGATACGTAAAGTTTCAGAATCATGTACACAGACTGATGAAAAACCATCTTCTGAACAGAATGAGCTATTGCCTTCAGTAATAGATAATGCACTTATGGGTGAAGAAAAAGTGTCTGTAATTCCACTTAACCTTGTTTACTATCCTCATTATGAGGTACCAGTGTCTAAGGTACTTGAGGCTTTTTCAGTTACTGGTAGTCCTCAAAAGGAATTTGTCCCAGAGTTTCAGAAAGACTTGTCACCACTGGCTGATGAAGCTTACCAGTCTTGCTCTGAGCTCAGTGGTTCTTTTTCATTGCAGGAACTTAGTCCAACATTCTCTGAAATAACTTTGTGCACCCCTGACTCTGATCAGATTGACAGCTCGAGCATCTCTAATCATGCTGAACCTGGTAAGATTGCTCAGTCATTTTCTTCTTACCAAGGAACTGACTTGTCTCAGTTTCTGCCAGTAGCAATCCCTAATGCTGCCAATGAAAGCATTATGAATCCTCTTAATAAGTTGCCAGATCAGCCTAACTTGGAGGCTATTAATGAACGATTTTTGGAAGAAAAACCTTCAGTGACAAAGTCTGGAGATCTTCAGATACCCAAAAGCGAACATGAAAAGGATCAAGATGAAAACAGTCCAGGTCCAGAG GCATTAAACAACCAGCTTTTGCACTCGCTGCAAAGTCAAATGGGTCTGAAAGAGACAGGAGAAGATGTGGAGATTTATGGTAGTGGTCCGGAACAGCCAGCTGATACGAAACATGGGCAGCACAACATCCTGCAAAGTTCTGTGATTTCATG CTCACCCACTTTAGTAAGTGCTGAAAACTCGCAAGAGAAAAGCAGTTATGATGTTTTCACCAGCCATAAAGATCACAACCATGAATTCCACCTGAAAGCAATG AATGACCAATGTTCAAGTGAATCAGAAGAATGCACAAGCAATCAAGATGAAAAACTGAATCAGGATGAACATTGCTCTGATCCCAATATGCTGTCATTGATGAGACAACATAACACTCAGCACAAG ATACCTGAGAGTCTGGTGCTGCTGAATGAAGCAAAATTTACAGATGAAACACACCTCCAAACAAG